From Candidatus Nanohalococcus occultus:
TTCCGTCCGATAAAGTAAGCATCATCCTTTTCCGCCAGGTACTTTGCCAGCTCGTTTATCTCGGATTCATTTGTTTTCAGAACCTCATCGACTTTTTCGGCTGTCTTGATCAGCGAGCTGCGTCCGGCATCCGTCTCGCCTTTCGCAACGTAGCTGATGAGCTTCAAGGCGGTTAGCTGGGCGGTAAAGGCTTTCGTTGATGCGACTCCGATTTCCGGACCTGCGTTTACGTATATCTTGTGATCGGATTCGCGCGCCAAGGTCGAGCCTACAACGTTTACGATCGCGAGCTGACTTGCTTCTGTCTTGTCCAGCGCTGAAAGCAGGTCTGCGGTTTCCCCACTCTGGCTTACCGCGATAACGAGATCGTCTTCTGTTATCTCATCGGCACGGTACTCCAGTTCGTGGGCCTGTTCGACGATAGGTTTGTAACCGGCATCACGCAGGTACTTGGCTCCTAGTTCGGCAGCATAGCTTGCGGTCCCGCAGGCTGTCAGGTAGATGTTTTCCGCTTCCTCGATCATGTCTACGGCTTTGTCCAGGTCTTTTTTGTCCTGGAAAGCTGCGCGTTTGATAGTACTTTTCTGTTCCCGTATCTCTTTTTGCATGTAGTGGCTGTGACCGGCTTTCGTGGCCTCTCCGGCGTTCCAGTCGATCTCCTTGATCTCTCTGTCAACCTGCTTGCGTTCGTTAAACACCTTCAGATCTCCGTTAAGTATAGCGACGTCTCCGTCTTCGAGAAACATTGCTTTCTTGGTGTGTTCCAGGAACGCGGTGAAGTCGGATGCGATAAACTTCTGGTCTTCTCCCATTCCTATGACGAGAGGAGAGTCCTTTCTGAACGCTAGTATGTCTCCGGATTCAAGCAGGCATGTTACTGCGAAAGAACCTTCCAGTTTCTCCATGGTCTTGTGAGCTGCTTCCTGAAGCGTGTTCTCCTCCAGGAACTCTTCGATAAGGTGCGGTATTACTTCTGTATCTGTTTCCGATCTGAACGTGTGTCCTCTTCCCTTTAGTTCTTCTTTGAGCTGTTCGTGGTTGTTGATTATTCCGTTGTGTGCGACCGCTATCTTTCCTTCGCAGTCGGTGTGTGGGTGAGCGTTATCATCTGTTACGCCGCCGTGTGTTGCCCATCGGGTGTGTCCAATAGCCGATTCTCCTGAGCCAATCTCCTTGATAGCGTCCTCTACCTCGCCTGTTCCTTTCTTAACATGGATTTGATCGTCCAGCCGGGCGATACCTGCTGAGTCATATCCTCTGTACTCGAGGTTCTTGAGGCCTTCAAACGCCTTTTCAGTGGCTCGGCTTCCTTTTTTCACTGCGACAATTCCGCACATTGCTGTAATAGGTTAAGGGGCTGGTATTATAAGAAATCCGGTTCGGCTCTGGTTTGACTAAATAAGTTTTCGGTGCGGAAAAGACGTCGAAAAACCGCAACCAGTAAAAGATTTATTTGACCAGGTATAGTTGGTAAGTTATGCGTGCGTTTAGAGATAACGGAGATGAACTTCAGGCCGAGGAACTGAACTCTGAACAGCTTGAAGCACTGAGCAATCAAATAAGACAGCAGATAGTAACCGGACTAGCAGA
This genomic window contains:
- the glmS gene encoding glutamine--fructose-6-phosphate transaminase (isomerizing), producing MCGIVAVKKGSRATEKAFEGLKNLEYRGYDSAGIARLDDQIHVKKGTGEVEDAIKEIGSGESAIGHTRWATHGGVTDDNAHPHTDCEGKIAVAHNGIINNHEQLKEELKGRGHTFRSETDTEVIPHLIEEFLEENTLQEAAHKTMEKLEGSFAVTCLLESGDILAFRKDSPLVIGMGEDQKFIASDFTAFLEHTKKAMFLEDGDVAILNGDLKVFNERKQVDREIKEIDWNAGEATKAGHSHYMQKEIREQKSTIKRAAFQDKKDLDKAVDMIEEAENIYLTACGTASYAAELGAKYLRDAGYKPIVEQAHELEYRADEITEDDLVIAVSQSGETADLLSALDKTEASQLAIVNVVGSTLARESDHKIYVNAGPEIGVASTKAFTAQLTALKLISYVAKGETDAGRSSLIKTAEKVDEVLKTNESEINELAKYLAEKDDAYFIGRNLGRELALESALKLKELSYIHAEGFAGGEFKHGTLALIEDGVPVFAFLEHGGEEIKSNAIEARSRGADLIGVGTEPVNGFEHFIKVPEDENREILEVIPFQELAYLTALEKQNNPDKPRNLAKSVTVK